The genomic region TAAAAAAAACAGGTATTTCAACAGGTAATAATAGGCTCCCACTCCAAAACGCTTGTAGAATCCAGCCATTTTTGCATAAATCAAACGATCGGAAGTGACCTCATCGCTCGAGGAATGACTTTCGTGAATGACAATATTTTCCGGGTAAAACAACACCCGTAAGCCGCTTTTTATGGCTCTTCTTAAAAAAAACAGGGTTTCCGCATCCTGAAAACGAGCCCCGAGTCCAAACCATTCATTATAAATACAATTTGTATCTCGCAACGCTTCCAATCGCGCCGTTACCTCGATAGACAATACTTTATTCAGGTTGTTTGTTCCGAAAAAAAAAGGCGTTTTAGCATAGCGGCTAAACGGTTTCCCTTCGGTGGTAAGCGTCTGAAAACAAATTATCGGAACCGTACTATTTGCATTATACGCTTTAAGAATGGTTTCCTGAAATCCTTCCGGATATACCACGTCATCATCGGCTATCAGTATAATTTTACCGGTTGCCAGGCGAAGTGCGTGGTTTCTACTTTTGGAAAGGCCTTTTTCGAAAACATTGATCACCTTTACGTTGGGATAGTCCGAATGCAGCAGTTGTTTTTCTGTGGTCTGATTAATAATCAACAGATTAAACGTATGGTACGGTGAAAAAGTAAAAATACGATTCAGAAAATCCAGCGAATCCCGATTCATTGTTGCTATCAGGATTTCTAAATCATCATTTTTAAATTCGTTCTCCAATTTGTTTTTATATTTACACAAATATAAAAATTTCTGCATCGGTAATGAAAATACTTTTAGTAGGGGAATACAGCCGGCTTCACAATTCGTTAAAGGAAGGCCTGACAGCATTGGGTCATCAGGTAACACTAGTCGGTTCTGGTGATAATTTTAAAAATTATGCCGTCGACTATTCTATCCGAACGTCATGGACAACCCGCTATTGGTTTCCCCGAAAACTGAAAAATGTTATTTTTCGTTTTACCGGACTCAATTTGGAAATGACTGAACGGGCGATTCGGTTTTATTTAGTAACTCCTCAGCTAAAAGGATTTGACCATATTCAATTGATCAACTCCGATGCACTCGAAACCCATCCTTACTGGAGTCAAAAGCTCTATCAAAAGCTGTTTTCTCAAAACCCGGAAGCTACAGTTTCGCTATTGGTTTGTGGAGACGAAACGCCGGTCAATGATTATCTGTTGCAAGACAAACTAAAATATTCGGTGCTTACTCCTTATCTCAAAGACCGGTCGTTAGAATTACAATTCGAATATTCGTTAAAATATACCTATCCGAAGTATCGAAAGCTTTTTAATTGGGTTTTCGAACAATGCAAAACGGTACTTGTTTCCGATCTGGACTATAAAATTCCGATGGAAACTATGGGCTATACCGTTGCCTTTATTCCGAATCCGATTAATAGTGATATGATCCCATTTCAGTCCAATATTATTACGGATAAAATTGTTATTTTTCTGGGTATTAATCGTTTGAGCTACATTAAAAAAGGGATTTCCTATTTTGAAAAAGCGCTTGAAATCATTCAAAAAAAATACCCCAACCAAATTGAGGTTATTGTGACCGAAAATGTTCCGTATGCGGTTTATATTAATTCCTATAATAAAGCCCATATCGTACTGGATCAGATCTATGGATTTGATCAGGGTTATAATGCGCTCGAAGCAATGGCAAAGGGGAAAGTGGTTTTTACCGGTGCCGAAACGGAGTTCTATGATCATTATAAACTAACCGAAAAAGTAGCCATAAATGCCGTTCCTGATGTGAAAGTCCTTGTCTCCGAATTGTCCTTTTTAATCGAAAATCCGGATGAAATTACCGCTATCGGACAACGCGCCCGGCAGTTTATCGAAAAGGAGCATTATTATATCCCAATAGCTGAGACGTATTTGAAGACATGGCACTAATTTTTAGTAGTTTTTTAAAATATTGGTAACCACCAGCCATTTTTCCATATTTGCTTTTTCGGATTCCCAGTCCCTACCAATATTGCACTTTTTCAATTCGGCCGGAAGTCCTCCGATGATACTGTGTGGTTCGATTTCCGAATAATCCTTATTGCATAAACTGTTGGATGCTATCGCGCAATAATCGGGTATAACGGTTTTTTGCATGATCGACACGCGATTGCCGGTATAGACATAACTCCCGATTTTAATGGGAGCCGATACGGGATATTTCTCGCCTGTTATTTTATTTTCCAGCGGATGAAAATTGGTATCTATAATTTGCGATTCGGCTCCGGTCTGTACATAATTCCCGATGGTAATACTGTTGGTACAAATGGTTTTACTGTTGGTTGCCAGGGAATTCATATTTCCAAATTCGCAACAGGCTTTATCTCCAACATATAAAAAGTAGTCTTTTCCAAACTGCGCATATCCATTAAAAATCAGTGTCCCGGACAGGTTCAATTCTGCAATTCCCTGATGAACCGTATTCATTTCATACCGCTGTCCAAATCCAATCATTCCCAATTCCAACGGTGCATTGATTTGTATTTTACCGCGTAGACTCTGAAATTTCACTTTTCCGTAAAAGAAAACCGGAAGTTTTCGCGCTTCGTTAAACGGAAACATTTTAAAATTAAAATACAGCGTTTTAATCCAATTCACCGTACTAAAAAACAGTAGTTTATGGTGTATCTTTTTTAAGCTTTTATAAATACCCATCACTTTTTTCGATTTAAAAACTGGTTAATCGCTCCTTTTATATCCATTTTTTGATTCAATTGGTAACCGGAATAGCCTAAAGCCATTAGAAAAATCACTATCTGAGTACCATATTTTAGTGGCTCATTAGTATCGATATAGCTTAGCATAAAAACCGCGGTACACATTAGGATACTATACAAAAATACTTTTTTGAAAGCAGTATCAAAAAATACTTTATAATATTTCCGTGCAATTATGATCATGATTAACAAATGTATCGCATAATAGACCAACGAACTGATTCCCAAGCCTTCCAATCCGTAATAATAATACCCAAAAAGATTCAACACTATGGACAAACTGTTAAAAAGCAGTGCGGTTTTTATAAATAAAGCGGAATCATTTTTTACAATCATAATATAGCCTAACGACCAGGAAACGGCTTTAAAAAGCATGCCTAACACTCCCCATTTTACCATTGCTATAACCGGTAAGAACTTAACCGAATATAAGGCTATGATCATATACGGCATGATGATAATAAACAGAATAATGATCGGTGCCATCAGTAAAACCGCTACATGAATCTGCTGATTCACAAACGTATTTACTTTTTGCTGATCGCCGGACAGGACTGCCAATTTCGGATAATAATCCGTTCCCATTGCATTGAAAACCAATCCGACATAGGTATTGATGATTACAAAGCCCGCATTAAAAAGTCCTACTTCACTAATATTTCCGATATGGCTTATAAAAATCTGCAGAATATACCCGGCAATTAAAATATAAATACTATTCAGGCTTAGCATAAAACCGAAACGCAACATACTTTTTCCTTCCTGTATGATCGCACCTGAACTTAAATGCACTTTTTTTAATGCTAATTTCCGGATATAAAACGTCGTTACCAGATACAAAATCAGATAGGTCACAATGATCGCCGGCGCAATCGCATCCGTTTCCCAGTAATAATACAACGGTACAATTAGTAACAATCCGAAAAGATTACCAAAAAGGTTCGATTTCGCAAAATAGGCATGTTCCCGTAGTCCTTGTAATATGGTAGTATTGGTTGTTGCCAGCTGCTTAAAAAAAACGGCGAAGCCCAACAGTATAAAGGCATAGCAATAGTCATAATTCCCAAAGGAAAGCTGACTTAACCAGGGCGATAACACGATCGTACAAAAGGCTCCCAGTATTCCTGCCCAAAATAAGATTCTTGACAATACCGAAACAACCCGGTCTACATTGTCTTTAGTCGTCGTTTTTGCCTGTGAAATATCTTTTACGGCACTGGTTTCCAATCCGAGGTTGGTGAATCCGCTTATCAGATTTAGCGTCGCATTTAATAATCCGGCTATTCCCATTCCGGCCGGGCCAATCAGCACCGCTATAATTTTCGACCGAATAATCGAAACCAGTATACTGAATACCTGAACACCTCCAAAAATGGAAGTCGCTTTTAGTATATTGCGATATGCAGATTGACTTTCGGACATAGACGGTTTTCCGCTCTTAATAGTTGTTTAACGCGAGGATAATCGCATCGACCTCAGCGGTTGTTAAAGTTGAATTTAACGGCAGACTCAAGACTTCCCGATGGATTTTTTCGGTTATCGGAAACGACAAACCGTGAAATTGTGGCAGTGCTTTTTGCTGGTGCGGCGGAATCGGATAATGAATTAACGTACCGATTCCTTTTTCTTTTAAATACCCGGCCAGCGCTTCTCTGTTTTCGGTTCGGATCACAAACAGATGAAAAACATGGTTTTCTGAAAAATCATAATACGGCAATGCAATTTTCGGATTTTGAATTTCCGACAGATAGCGTTTTACGATGCTTCTTCTTTCCGTTGCTTCCACATCGGCATCCGGCAATTTGACATTTAAGATCCCCGCCTGAAATTCGTCCAAACGGCTGTTATATCCTATATGATCATTTACATATTTAATTTCCGAACCATAATTCCGTAGGGAATACAGCATTTTTGCCAATTCCGAATCGTTGGTTGTGATTGCTCCCGCATCACCCAAAGCACCAAGGTTTTTACCCGGATAGAAACTAAACCCGGCGGCATCTCCCCAATTACCTGCTTTACGTCCGTTTAAAACCGCCCCGTGTGCCTGAGCCGCATCTTCGATAACCAGTAAATTATACTTTTCTGCCAATTTATGGATCCGAACCATGTCTGATAATTGCCCGTATAAATGTACCGCCAATATGGCTTTGGTCGTTTCGGTTCGCTTTTTCTCGGCTTCCAACGGATCTATAGTATAGGTTTCCAATTCGGGCTCTACCAATATCGGTACCAATTCGGCCTGTAAAATCGCCAAAATACTGGCAATATAGGTATTCGCCGGTACCAGTACGCCATCGCCTTTCTGTAATTTTCCTAATGCGATATAGGCTTTAAAAATAAGGGTTAAAGCGTCCAGCCCATTGCCTACTCCAATACAGTGTTTTACGCCACAATAGTCCGCAAAACCGGCTTCAAATGTCCGAACTTCGTTTCCTAATATATACCAGCCGCTATCCAGAAAAGCAGTAAACTTTTCCTGAAACCGGGATTCATAGGGCTTATTCAGTTTTTTTAGATCTAAAAAGGGTATTTTCATAACGGTAGACTATAAAAATCCTGGGTATACATGTCGCATCCCAGCTCTTCTTTTTGTTTTAACAATCCGGGATTATAGGCTTTCCCTTCTTTCTGGCTAACGGTTCCCATATCGAAAAAGTATTTTCCTTCTGCTTTAAATTTTAAAATCAGCGTGATAAAAAGGTAATCCAGTGCGCGCAGTCCTTCACCTTCTGCCGTTGTGGCACCATATTGCGATTTTACCACCTGCGTATCGATAAACAGGGTAATTCCCGCTACAATGCGACCGTCCCGATATACCGAGTACTGCTGAATATTCTCCGGAAATCTGCGATTTAAAAGTGTAATTTCATCCAGCGTATGCACCGGTTTGGCCTCATATTTTTCGGCCAGTCGCGGTTCGAGAACTTCTTTCCAAAAAGGTGTAAAATCCTGTTCCTGTACCACTTCAAGCCGTTCATTTTCCGGTTTTCGGTACCGTTTTAATTTGCTTTTTCCTATTTGCAACGGTTGCTGATAATCGATCGCCATACTCATATCGCTGCGATAAAGCGTTGCACCATTCCGGATCAGGAAGTTATGCCATTCGCGATACGGACTTGCCGTATAAAAAGACGGTCTTGATTTGAATACCAAATGCTCCAGTGGCTCCGCTTTAAGATAATCGCATAATGCGGTAAACAGGCTTTCAAGATAAGCATGTCCGCGGTTTTCTTTGATCAGTAATCCACCATAGGTTAATCCGCCATGCGAGTGGAGTTCTGTAGCTTTGCGATTGGCCGGCAATAAAGCGGCTATTTTTTC from Flavobacterium sp. WV_118_3 harbors:
- a CDS encoding glycosyltransferase, with the translated sequence MQKFLYLCKYKNKLENEFKNDDLEILIATMNRDSLDFLNRIFTFSPYHTFNLLIINQTTEKQLLHSDYPNVKVINVFEKGLSKSRNHALRLATGKIILIADDDVVYPEGFQETILKAYNANSTVPIICFQTLTTEGKPFSRYAKTPFFFGTNNLNKVLSIEVTARLEALRDTNCIYNEWFGLGARFQDAETLFFLRRAIKSGLRVLFYPENIVIHESHSSSDEVTSDRLIYAKMAGFYKRFGVGAYYYLLKYLFFLWRKRYVSLAGLYPKLKTGLKGIQDYKEILKTKEETLHG
- a CDS encoding glycosyltransferase, with product MKILLVGEYSRLHNSLKEGLTALGHQVTLVGSGDNFKNYAVDYSIRTSWTTRYWFPRKLKNVIFRFTGLNLEMTERAIRFYLVTPQLKGFDHIQLINSDALETHPYWSQKLYQKLFSQNPEATVSLLVCGDETPVNDYLLQDKLKYSVLTPYLKDRSLELQFEYSLKYTYPKYRKLFNWVFEQCKTVLVSDLDYKIPMETMGYTVAFIPNPINSDMIPFQSNIITDKIVIFLGINRLSYIKKGISYFEKALEIIQKKYPNQIEVIVTENVPYAVYINSYNKAHIVLDQIYGFDQGYNALEAMAKGKVVFTGAETEFYDHYKLTEKVAINAVPDVKVLVSELSFLIENPDEITAIGQRARQFIEKEHYYIPIAETYLKTWH
- a CDS encoding transferase, whose protein sequence is MNWIKTLYFNFKMFPFNEARKLPVFFYGKVKFQSLRGKIQINAPLELGMIGFGQRYEMNTVHQGIAELNLSGTLIFNGYAQFGKDYFLYVGDKACCEFGNMNSLATNSKTICTNSITIGNYVQTGAESQIIDTNFHPLENKITGEKYPVSAPIKIGSYVYTGNRVSIMQKTVIPDYCAIASNSLCNKDYSEIEPHSIIGGLPAELKKCNIGRDWESEKANMEKWLVVTNILKNY
- a CDS encoding oligosaccharide flippase family protein, with product MSESQSAYRNILKATSIFGGVQVFSILVSIIRSKIIAVLIGPAGMGIAGLLNATLNLISGFTNLGLETSAVKDISQAKTTTKDNVDRVVSVLSRILFWAGILGAFCTIVLSPWLSQLSFGNYDYCYAFILLGFAVFFKQLATTNTTILQGLREHAYFAKSNLFGNLFGLLLIVPLYYYWETDAIAPAIIVTYLILYLVTTFYIRKLALKKVHLSSGAIIQEGKSMLRFGFMLSLNSIYILIAGYILQIFISHIGNISEVGLFNAGFVIINTYVGLVFNAMGTDYYPKLAVLSGDQQKVNTFVNQQIHVAVLLMAPIIILFIIIMPYMIIALYSVKFLPVIAMVKWGVLGMLFKAVSWSLGYIMIVKNDSALFIKTALLFNSLSIVLNLFGYYYYGLEGLGISSLVYYAIHLLIMIIIARKYYKVFFDTAFKKVFLYSILMCTAVFMLSYIDTNEPLKYGTQIVIFLMALGYSGYQLNQKMDIKGAINQFLNRKK
- a CDS encoding DegT/DnrJ/EryC1/StrS family aminotransferase codes for the protein MKIPFLDLKKLNKPYESRFQEKFTAFLDSGWYILGNEVRTFEAGFADYCGVKHCIGVGNGLDALTLIFKAYIALGKLQKGDGVLVPANTYIASILAILQAELVPILVEPELETYTIDPLEAEKKRTETTKAILAVHLYGQLSDMVRIHKLAEKYNLLVIEDAAQAHGAVLNGRKAGNWGDAAGFSFYPGKNLGALGDAGAITTNDSELAKMLYSLRNYGSEIKYVNDHIGYNSRLDEFQAGILNVKLPDADVEATERRSIVKRYLSEIQNPKIALPYYDFSENHVFHLFVIRTENREALAGYLKEKGIGTLIHYPIPPHQQKALPQFHGLSFPITEKIHREVLSLPLNSTLTTAEVDAIILALNNY
- a CDS encoding GNAT family N-acetyltransferase, coding for MENFKIRKYSEKDYNLWNDFVNQSENGTFLFHRDFMEYHKDRFNDHSLLVFENEKIAALLPANRKATELHSHGGLTYGGLLIKENRGHAYLESLFTALCDYLKAEPLEHLVFKSRPSFYTASPYREWHNFLIRNGATLYRSDMSMAIDYQQPLQIGKSKLKRYRKPENERLEVVQEQDFTPFWKEVLEPRLAEKYEAKPVHTLDEITLLNRRFPENIQQYSVYRDGRIVAGITLFIDTQVVKSQYGATTAEGEGLRALDYLFITLILKFKAEGKYFFDMGTVSQKEGKAYNPGLLKQKEELGCDMYTQDFYSLPL